The Alphaproteobacteria bacterium genome contains a region encoding:
- a CDS encoding IlvD/Edd family dehydratase, with translation MAKSNKANRKNGKLPATPHPKGKELRSQLWWDNPENPGMTALYLERYMNFGLTPKELRSGKPIIGIAQTGSDLSPCNRHHLELASRVREGIRAAGGIAFEFPVHPIQETGKRPTAALDRNLAYLGLVEILYGYPLDGVVLMTGCDKTTPACIMAAATVNIPAIVLSGGPMLNGWWKGERCGSGMAVWKAREELAAGRIDQEEFVQIAAASAPSVGHCNTMGTASTMNALAEALGMSLPGCAAIPAPYKERAQIAYETGVRAVEIVHEDLKPSDILTREAFENTIMANSAIGGSTNAPIHINAIARHIGVPLDVEDWEKVGLDIPLLVNMQPAGKYLGEEYYRAGGLPAVMNELRKAGKLHDGALTVNGKTMGENVKRAKIEDADVIRTYKKPMLERAGFKVLSGNLFDSAIMKLSVISDEFRNRYLINPKDLNAFEGKAVVFDGPEDYHHRIDDPSLKIDAYTMLFIRGAGPIGYPGSCEVVNMQPPAALIKKGITSLPCIGDGRQSGTSGSPSILNASPEAAAGGGLALLKTGDRVRIDLNKGTANILIGKDELAERRAALQKRGGYHFPKSQTPWQEIQRSMVDQLDEGMVLKPAVKYQKVAQLSGVPRDNH, from the coding sequence ATGGCCAAAAGCAACAAGGCGAACAGGAAGAACGGCAAGCTGCCGGCGACGCCGCACCCGAAAGGCAAGGAGCTGCGCTCGCAGCTGTGGTGGGACAACCCGGAAAATCCCGGTATGACCGCGCTCTACCTGGAGCGTTACATGAACTTCGGCTTGACCCCGAAGGAGTTGCGCTCCGGCAAGCCGATCATCGGCATCGCGCAGACCGGCTCCGACCTCTCGCCCTGCAACCGGCATCATCTCGAACTGGCGTCACGCGTGCGCGAAGGCATCCGCGCAGCGGGCGGCATCGCGTTCGAGTTTCCGGTGCATCCGATCCAGGAGACCGGCAAGCGGCCGACCGCGGCGCTCGACCGCAATCTCGCCTATCTGGGCCTGGTCGAGATTCTCTACGGCTATCCGCTCGACGGCGTCGTGCTGATGACCGGCTGCGACAAGACGACGCCCGCCTGCATCATGGCGGCAGCGACCGTGAACATTCCGGCGATCGTGCTCTCCGGCGGCCCGATGCTGAACGGCTGGTGGAAGGGCGAGCGCTGCGGCTCCGGCATGGCGGTGTGGAAGGCGCGCGAGGAGCTCGCGGCCGGCCGCATCGACCAGGAAGAGTTCGTGCAGATCGCGGCGGCCTCCGCGCCGTCGGTCGGGCACTGCAACACGATGGGCACCGCCTCGACCATGAACGCGCTCGCCGAGGCGCTCGGCATGTCGCTGCCCGGCTGCGCCGCGATCCCGGCGCCCTACAAGGAACGCGCCCAGATCGCGTACGAGACCGGTGTGCGGGCGGTCGAGATCGTGCACGAGGACCTCAAGCCCTCCGACATCCTCACGCGCGAAGCTTTCGAGAACACCATCATGGCGAACTCGGCGATCGGTGGCTCGACCAACGCGCCGATCCACATCAACGCGATCGCGCGCCATATCGGCGTGCCGCTCGATGTCGAGGACTGGGAAAAAGTGGGGCTGGATATCCCGCTGCTCGTCAACATGCAGCCGGCCGGGAAATATCTCGGCGAGGAATATTACCGCGCGGGCGGCCTGCCGGCGGTGATGAACGAGCTGCGCAAGGCCGGCAAGCTGCACGACGGTGCGCTCACGGTGAACGGCAAGACCATGGGCGAGAACGTCAAGCGCGCGAAGATCGAGGATGCCGACGTGATCCGCACCTACAAGAAGCCGATGCTGGAGCGGGCGGGCTTCAAGGTGCTCTCGGGCAACCTGTTCGACTCGGCGATCATGAAGCTTTCGGTGATCTCGGATGAATTCCGCAACCGTTACCTCATCAATCCGAAGGACTTGAACGCATTCGAGGGCAAGGCCGTCGTGTTCGACGGTCCGGAGGACTATCACCACCGCATCGACGATCCGTCGCTCAAGATCGACGCCTACACGATGCTGTTCATCCGCGGCGCGGGGCCGATCGGCTATCCGGGCTCGTGCGAGGTGGTGAACATGCAGCCGCCCGCGGCGCTGATCAAGAAAGGCATCACGTCATTGCCCTGCATCGGCGACGGGCGGCAGTCCGGCACGTCGGGCTCGCCCTCGATCCTGAATGCTTCGCCGGAAGCCGCCGCCGGCGGCGGGCTTGCGCTCTTGAAGACCGGCGACCGCGTGCGCATCGATCTCAACAAGGGCACGGCGAACATCCTGATCGGCAAGGACGAGCTCGCCGAGCGGCGCGCCGCCTTGCAGAAGCGCGGCGGCTACCATTTCCCGAAGAGCCAGACGCCGTGGCAGGAGATCCAGCGCTCGATGGTGGATCAGCTCGACGAAGGCATGGTGCTCAAGCCGGCGGTGAAATATCAGAAGGTGGCGCAGCTCTCCGGCGTGCCGCGGGATAATCACTGA
- a CDS encoding two pore domain potassium channel family protein, producing MTGFVVEATRHTAKRTDHLHAFMRLTALLTVTMIFLMIAHVFEIGVWAVYYAWEGAAPHGTTPFEFAFENYTALGYGEPAPPQGKRLVGPITSLNGLLLIGWSVAIIFEVMRMAQVQIGRLDEKEES from the coding sequence ATGACAGGCTTCGTCGTCGAGGCGACGCGCCACACGGCGAAACGCACCGATCATCTGCACGCGTTCATGCGCCTGACCGCGCTGCTTACCGTGACGATGATCTTCCTGATGATCGCGCATGTTTTCGAGATCGGCGTCTGGGCTGTCTACTATGCCTGGGAGGGCGCAGCGCCGCACGGCACCACACCCTTCGAGTTCGCGTTCGAGAACTACACCGCGCTCGGGTACGGCGAGCCTGCGCCGCCGCAAGGCAAGCGCCTGGTCGGCCCGATCACGTCGCTCAACGGCCTGCTACTGATCGGCTGGTCGGTGGCGATCATCTTCGAGGTGATGCGCATGGCCCAGGTGCAGATCGGGCGCCTCGACGAAAAAGAGGAGAGTTAG
- a CDS encoding potassium channel family protein, whose amino-acid sequence MHGQLTVGAVCCLVNIAIHAAIMAWVVTAARRASRATAGLGAMRHHIAVMGATVLVLLIAHVLEVGVWALVYRLVDLVPAGDGFYFAFVNYTTLGYGDILPHPEWRMLGPITAMNGVLLFGWSTAVIFEVLRTSAGALRDLPTRS is encoded by the coding sequence ATGCACGGCCAGCTCACCGTCGGCGCCGTCTGCTGCCTCGTCAACATCGCGATCCACGCCGCGATCATGGCCTGGGTCGTGACCGCCGCGCGGCGCGCCTCGCGGGCAACGGCGGGCTTGGGCGCCATGCGGCATCACATCGCCGTCATGGGCGCCACTGTCCTCGTGCTCTTGATCGCGCATGTGCTCGAGGTGGGCGTCTGGGCGCTCGTCTATCGCCTGGTCGATCTCGTTCCCGCCGGCGACGGCTTCTATTTCGCGTTCGTGAACTACACGACGCTCGGCTACGGCGACATTCTCCCTCACCCGGAATGGCGCATGCTCGGGCCGATCACCGCGATGAACGGTGTGCTCCTGTTCGGCTGGTCGACCGCGGTGATTTTCGAGGTGCTGCGTACCTCGGCGGGTGCGCTGCGCGACCTGCCCACCCGCTCCTGA
- a CDS encoding pyridoxal phosphate-dependent aminotransferase encodes MLKTVANFDRIGEENAFAVLARANALAAQGRDIINLGIGQPDFKTPEHIQEAAIKAIRDGHHGYTAANGIPQLREAVAADLHKRFAVAVSPEEVMIMPGGKPTMFMSILMFGEVGAEIMYPDPGFPIYRSMIEYTGAKPVPIPIREENGFAFSADETLKLINEKTRLIIINSPANPTGGVTPKAEVDKFVAGLEKWPNVAVMSDEIYDQLVYDGEKHICLLSYPSIRDRLILLNGWSKTYAMTGWRLGYAVWPGKLYDYARKLSVNLHSCVNAPTQFAGLAALQGPQDAVAKMATEFDKRRKIVVDGLNKLPGVSCIMPKGAFYAFPNVKRTGWKAKALASSLLDDSGVALIGGPDFGILGEGYMRVSYANSTENILKALDRMGEFLSSRKAA; translated from the coding sequence ATGCTGAAGACCGTCGCGAACTTCGACCGCATCGGCGAAGAGAATGCCTTCGCGGTGCTGGCGCGCGCGAACGCGCTAGCCGCGCAGGGCCGCGACATCATCAACCTCGGGATCGGCCAGCCCGACTTCAAGACGCCCGAGCACATCCAGGAGGCCGCCATCAAGGCGATCCGCGACGGCCATCACGGCTACACGGCGGCGAACGGCATCCCGCAGTTGCGCGAGGCGGTCGCCGCAGATCTGCACAAACGTTTCGCCGTCGCGGTATCGCCGGAGGAAGTGATGATCATGCCGGGCGGCAAGCCCACCATGTTCATGTCGATCCTGATGTTCGGCGAGGTAGGCGCGGAGATCATGTATCCGGATCCAGGATTTCCGATCTATCGCTCGATGATCGAGTACACCGGCGCCAAGCCCGTGCCGATTCCGATCCGCGAAGAGAACGGCTTTGCGTTCTCGGCCGACGAGACGCTGAAGCTGATCAACGAGAAGACGCGCCTCATCATCATCAACTCGCCCGCGAACCCGACCGGCGGCGTGACGCCGAAGGCGGAGGTCGACAAGTTCGTCGCGGGCCTGGAGAAGTGGCCGAACGTCGCGGTGATGTCGGACGAGATCTACGACCAGCTCGTCTATGACGGCGAGAAGCACATTTGCCTGCTCTCGTACCCCTCGATCCGCGACCGGCTGATCCTGCTCAACGGCTGGTCCAAGACCTACGCGATGACCGGCTGGCGGCTCGGCTACGCGGTGTGGCCGGGCAAGCTCTACGACTATGCGCGCAAGCTCTCGGTGAATCTGCATTCGTGCGTCAACGCGCCGACGCAGTTTGCGGGCCTCGCGGCGCTGCAAGGGCCGCAGGACGCCGTCGCGAAAATGGCGACGGAGTTCGACAAGCGGCGCAAGATCGTGGTGGACGGTCTCAACAAGCTGCCCGGCGTCTCCTGCATCATGCCGAAGGGCGCGTTCTACGCATTCCCGAACGTGAAGCGCACCGGCTGGAAGGCGAAGGCGCTCGCCTCATCGCTGCTCGATGATTCCGGCGTCGCGCTGATCGGCGGACCCGACTTCGGGATTCTCGGCGAAGGCTATATGCGCGTGTCCTACGCCAACTCGACCGAGAACATCCTCAAGGCGCTCGACCGCATGGGCGAGTTCCTGTCGAGCCGCAAGGCGGCGTAG
- a CDS encoding cytochrome P450 codes for MSTAPHFAIDPQAFWRDPYPALAEMRREAPICFVPQLGSTLLTRRDDIFVSEKRIDVFSSDQPAGLMVKLMGHNMMRKDGDAHMAERSIFFPAVSPRTVKAHWLAEFQAHADRILDALADKGAADLVADFALPLSGECLKSVTGLTNIRYQDIDGWSQAMIEGIANYPGDPAIEARCHAATAGIDAAITDMLPVVRKVPNHSLLSVMIHGGMPEENVRHNTKLTISGGQNEPRKAIAGCIWALLTHPDQFARVREGKVGWLAVFEEFARWISPIGMSPRRIAKAATVNGVDFAVDDRVFLMFGSANRDEAHFANADQFDLTRDTGKSIAFGAGPHFCAGAAASRAMIADVALPSVFARLKGLRLDEREPVRIGGWAFRGLFNLPVTWEA; via the coding sequence ATGTCCACGGCGCCGCACTTTGCCATCGATCCGCAGGCGTTCTGGCGCGACCCCTATCCGGCGCTGGCCGAAATGCGGCGCGAGGCGCCGATCTGCTTCGTCCCGCAACTCGGCTCGACGCTGCTGACGCGGCGCGACGACATCTTCGTCTCCGAGAAGCGCATCGACGTGTTCTCCTCCGACCAGCCGGCCGGGCTGATGGTGAAGCTGATGGGCCACAACATGATGCGCAAGGACGGCGACGCGCACATGGCGGAACGCTCGATCTTCTTTCCCGCCGTGTCGCCGCGCACCGTGAAGGCACACTGGCTGGCGGAGTTTCAGGCGCACGCGGACCGCATCCTCGATGCGCTGGCGGACAAGGGCGCGGCCGACCTCGTGGCGGATTTCGCACTGCCGCTCTCGGGCGAATGCCTGAAGTCGGTCACCGGGCTGACCAACATCCGCTACCAGGACATCGACGGCTGGTCGCAGGCGATGATCGAAGGGATTGCGAATTACCCGGGCGACCCCGCAATAGAGGCGCGCTGCCATGCGGCGACCGCCGGCATCGATGCGGCGATCACCGACATGCTGCCGGTGGTGCGGAAAGTCCCGAACCACTCGCTGCTCAGCGTGATGATCCACGGCGGAATGCCCGAAGAGAATGTACGCCACAACACCAAGCTCACCATCTCGGGCGGCCAGAACGAGCCGCGCAAGGCGATCGCCGGCTGCATCTGGGCGCTGCTGACCCACCCCGATCAATTTGCGCGCGTGCGCGAGGGAAAGGTCGGCTGGCTGGCCGTGTTCGAGGAATTCGCGCGCTGGATTTCGCCGATCGGCATGTCGCCGCGGCGTATCGCCAAGGCCGCGACCGTGAACGGTGTCGATTTCGCGGTCGACGATCGCGTGTTCCTGATGTTCGGCTCGGCCAACCGCGACGAGGCGCATTTCGCGAACGCCGATCAATTCGATCTGACGCGCGATACGGGCAAGAGCATCGCGTTCGGCGCGGGACCGCACTTTTGCGCCGGCGCCGCCGCCTCCCGCGCGATGATCGCCGACGTGGCGCTGCCCAGCGTGTTCGCGCGGCTCAAGGGCTTGCGGCTCGATGAGCGCGAGCCGGTCCGCATCGGCGGCTGGGCGTTCCGTGGGCTGTTCAATCTGCCGGTGACCTGGGAGGCGTAG
- a CDS encoding radical SAM protein, translating to MTDRQAEALPVRYTGLDDTVNRVPVTVVWETTLACDLACQHCGSRAGRRRRDELTTAEALDLVEQIAELGARDVGLIGGEAYLRKDWLQIVAAVRAAGMTCDLQTGGRNLTEERVARAAAAGLCTVGISIDGIGATHDAIRGVPGSFELAVAALRRVKAHGLSSAVNTTINARSLPQLRELMDIVIDAGASNWQLAIMTAMGNAADHPELLLQPWQMLEVMPLLAELAVEGRKRGLFLQPASNVGYYGPHESVIRNIIDDEIHFHGCSAGDTVMGIEADGTIKSCPGLPSPYAGGNIRQKRLREIWENADPLAFVRRRTIDDLWGFCRTCYYAETCMAGCTWTAHALMGRPGNNPMCYHRAREMDRKGLRERLVKVKDAGGRSFDHGEFEIVVEAAAPHDRIPVHG from the coding sequence GTGACCGATCGACAGGCTGAGGCTCTGCCGGTCCGCTATACGGGACTCGACGATACCGTAAATCGCGTACCGGTGACCGTGGTCTGGGAGACCACGCTCGCGTGCGATCTCGCGTGTCAGCATTGCGGATCGCGCGCGGGCCGTCGTCGCCGGGACGAACTGACGACCGCCGAAGCTCTCGATCTGGTCGAGCAGATCGCCGAGCTCGGCGCGCGCGACGTCGGCCTGATCGGCGGCGAAGCTTATCTGCGCAAGGACTGGCTGCAGATCGTCGCTGCGGTCCGCGCCGCCGGGATGACCTGCGACCTGCAGACCGGCGGGCGCAACCTGACCGAGGAGCGCGTCGCGCGGGCCGCCGCCGCCGGGCTCTGTACGGTCGGCATTTCGATCGACGGGATCGGTGCGACCCATGACGCGATCCGGGGCGTGCCGGGATCGTTCGAGCTCGCCGTGGCGGCGTTGCGCCGCGTCAAGGCCCATGGCCTCTCGTCAGCCGTGAACACCACGATCAACGCGCGCTCGTTGCCGCAACTGCGCGAGCTCATGGACATCGTCATCGACGCCGGCGCCAGCAATTGGCAGCTCGCGATCATGACGGCGATGGGCAATGCCGCCGATCATCCGGAGCTGCTGCTGCAGCCGTGGCAAATGCTCGAGGTCATGCCGCTGCTCGCGGAGCTTGCGGTGGAGGGACGCAAGCGCGGCCTGTTCCTGCAGCCGGCGAGCAACGTCGGCTATTACGGCCCGCACGAATCCGTCATCCGCAACATTATCGACGACGAGATCCACTTCCACGGCTGCAGCGCCGGCGACACCGTGATGGGGATCGAGGCTGACGGCACCATCAAGTCTTGCCCGGGTCTGCCCAGTCCCTACGCCGGCGGCAATATCCGGCAAAAGCGCTTGCGCGAGATCTGGGAGAACGCGGACCCGCTCGCCTTTGTTCGCCGCCGGACGATCGACGACCTGTGGGGCTTTTGCCGCACCTGCTACTACGCGGAAACCTGCATGGCCGGCTGCACCTGGACGGCGCACGCGCTGATGGGCCGGCCTGGCAACAACCCGATGTGCTATCACCGCGCGCGCGAGATGGACCGAAAGGGGCTCCGCGAGCGTCTGGTGAAGGTCAAGGATGCCGGCGGCCGCTCGTTCGACCACGGCGAGTTCGAGATCGTCGTCGAGGCTGCCGCGCCGCACGATCGCATCCCGGTCCATGGCTGA
- a CDS encoding sugar kinase, whose translation MPEKTRVICVGEVMIELSRGADNRYGLSFGGDTFNTAVYLARAGIPAAYASAMGDDPYSAGLLSLATAEGVNSDLIVRVPGRMPGLYVIETDEKGERKFYYWRDTSPARELFELPNWASVAEALLSARLIYFSGVTLSLYSNTGLGRFLAALELARKQGVTVAFDGNFRPRGWKGDVARTRTVFAEALKRVDIALPTFEDEAMLWGDANPDATVERLQAFGIGEIVVKNGSSNALVADKSGRELVPVPEVVEPVDTTAAGDSFNAAYLAARLDGQTPVTSAALAHGLAAQVIRHRGAIMPRAAAAMH comes from the coding sequence ATGCCCGAGAAAACCCGCGTCATCTGCGTCGGCGAAGTGATGATCGAATTGTCGCGCGGGGCCGACAACCGCTACGGCCTCTCGTTCGGCGGCGACACGTTCAACACCGCGGTGTACCTCGCGCGCGCCGGAATTCCCGCCGCCTATGCGAGCGCGATGGGCGACGATCCCTACTCGGCCGGGCTCCTGTCGCTGGCCACCGCCGAAGGCGTGAACTCGGATCTCATCGTGCGCGTGCCCGGCCGCATGCCTGGCCTCTACGTGATCGAGACCGACGAGAAGGGCGAGCGCAAGTTCTACTACTGGCGCGACACCTCGCCGGCGCGCGAGCTGTTCGAATTGCCGAACTGGGCCTCGGTCGCCGAGGCGCTCTTGTCCGCGCGGCTCATCTATTTCTCCGGCGTCACGCTCTCGCTCTATTCCAACACCGGGCTCGGCCGTTTCCTCGCCGCGCTCGAGCTGGCGCGCAAGCAGGGCGTGACCGTCGCGTTCGACGGCAATTTCCGCCCGCGCGGCTGGAAGGGCGACGTTGCGCGCACCCGCACGGTGTTCGCCGAGGCCTTGAAGCGCGTCGATATCGCGCTCCCCACCTTCGAGGACGAGGCGATGCTGTGGGGCGACGCCAACCCCGATGCAACGGTCGAGCGGCTGCAGGCCTTCGGCATCGGCGAGATCGTGGTGAAGAACGGCTCCTCGAACGCGCTCGTCGCCGACAAGTCCGGCCGCGAACTTGTGCCGGTGCCCGAGGTGGTCGAGCCGGTCGACACGACGGCGGCGGGGGATTCGTTCAACGCCGCGTATCTGGCGGCGCGGCTCGACGGGCAGACCCCCGTCACGTCGGCCGCGCTCGCGCACGGCCTTGCCGCGCAGGTGATCCGCCATCGCGGCGCGATCATGCCGCGGGCGGCGGCGGCGATGCATTAG
- a CDS encoding permease: MTPARRPRRAFDWSAAVIATLAFGSAAYVLIRDGQARFLSILTDDVLLFGTMLPKVLAGALIGAFVTLLLPRETIVKWVGAESGIGGILVATIAGAILPGGPFTIYPVAGSFLIAGADVGAACAFVISWTLIGYTRAIVWELPFFGLDFVTWRILFSLPLPILSGVLARYAWRFFKPAAP, encoded by the coding sequence ATGACGCCTGCCCGCCGGCCGCGCCGCGCCTTCGACTGGTCGGCGGCCGTCATCGCGACTTTAGCGTTTGGTTCCGCCGCCTATGTGCTCATCCGCGACGGGCAGGCTCGTTTTCTCTCGATCCTGACCGATGACGTCCTGCTGTTCGGCACCATGCTGCCCAAGGTCCTGGCCGGAGCGCTGATCGGCGCGTTCGTGACGCTGCTGCTGCCGCGCGAAACGATCGTGAAATGGGTCGGCGCGGAGTCCGGCATCGGCGGCATTCTGGTCGCGACGATCGCGGGCGCGATCCTGCCGGGCGGGCCATTCACCATCTATCCGGTCGCGGGCTCGTTCCTGATCGCGGGTGCGGATGTCGGCGCGGCCTGCGCGTTCGTGATCTCGTGGACCCTGATCGGTTACACGCGCGCGATCGTGTGGGAGCTGCCGTTCTTCGGCCTCGACTTCGTCACCTGGCGCATCCTGTTTTCGCTGCCGCTGCCGATCCTCTCCGGTGTGCTTGCGCGCTACGCGTGGCGCTTCTTCAAACCCGCTGCCCCATGA
- the eda gene encoding bifunctional 4-hydroxy-2-oxoglutarate aldolase/2-dehydro-3-deoxy-phosphogluconate aldolase, whose product MTENQLPLDPTPLVSKTPVIPVLTIEHVTDAVPLARALAAGGLPVIEVTLRTKTALDAIKAIAGEVPDCIVGVGTVTRVPDIAAAISAGAKYLVSPGTPPELASALADATVPVLPGCATVSEAMALSSRGFKVLKFFPAEASGGIAWLKSVAAPLPDLRFCPTGGIDGKNIAAYLGCPNVLAVGGSWVAPKDAIAAQDFARITKLAREASALRTAA is encoded by the coding sequence ATGACGGAGAACCAGTTGCCCCTCGATCCAACGCCGCTCGTCTCGAAAACGCCTGTCATTCCGGTGCTCACCATCGAGCACGTCACCGACGCGGTGCCGCTGGCGCGGGCGCTTGCAGCAGGCGGCCTACCGGTGATCGAGGTGACGCTGCGCACCAAAACGGCGCTCGACGCCATCAAGGCGATTGCCGGCGAGGTGCCAGATTGCATCGTCGGCGTCGGCACCGTGACGCGCGTGCCTGACATCGCGGCCGCGATTTCGGCGGGAGCAAAGTATCTCGTCAGTCCCGGCACGCCTCCCGAGCTTGCATCCGCGCTCGCCGATGCGACGGTGCCGGTGCTGCCCGGCTGCGCGACCGTCTCCGAGGCGATGGCGCTCAGCAGCCGCGGCTTCAAGGTGCTGAAGTTCTTTCCCGCCGAAGCGTCCGGCGGCATCGCGTGGCTCAAATCGGTGGCGGCGCCGCTCCCCGACCTCAGGTTCTGCCCGACCGGCGGCATCGACGGGAAGAACATTGCGGCGTATCTCGGCTGCCCCAACGTGCTGGCGGTCGGCGGCTCGTGGGTCGCGCCGAAGGACGCCATTGCGGCGCAAGATTTCGCGCGCATCACCAAGCTCGCGCGCGAGGCGTCCGCGCTGCGCACTGCCGCATGA